In Xenopus tropicalis strain Nigerian chromosome 5, UCB_Xtro_10.0, whole genome shotgun sequence, one genomic interval encodes:
- the agtr1 gene encoding type-1 angiotensin II receptor gives MLSNVSTGEVKCARSGMHNYIFITIPIIYSTIFVVGVFGNSLVVIVIYSYMKMKTVASIFLMNLALSDLCFVITLPLWAAYTAMHYHWPFGDFLCKLASTAITLNLYTTVFLLTCLSIDRYTAIVHPMKSRIRRTVMVARLTCVGIWVVAFLASLPSIIYRQIYIFPGTNQTVCALVYQSGQIYFTIGMSLVKNIVGFFIPFLIILTSYTLIGKTLKEVCRAQRARNDDIFKMIVAVVLLFFFCWIPHQVFTFLDVLIQMDVIQNCKIYDIVDTGMPITICIAYFNSCLNPFLYGFFGKNFRKHFLQLIKYLPPKMRSHASVSTKMSTASQRLSDTKYASNKISLQMTDKEEHCK, from the coding sequence ATGTTGTCCAACGTATCTACAGGAGAAGTGAAATGTGCCAGGTCCGGAATGCACAATTACATTTTCATCACCATTCCTATTATTTATAGTACAATATTTGTTGTAGGAGTATTTGGCAACAGCCTAGTGGTAATTGTAATTTATTCCTACATGAAGATGAAGACAGTGGCCAGcatatttttaatgaatttagCTCTGTCTGATTTATGTTTTGTTATCACTTTACCCTTATGGGCAGCTTACACAGCAATGCACTATCACTGGCCATTTGGTGACTTCTTGTGCAAGTTGGCATCAACTGCAATAACCTTAAATCTATATACCACCGTCTTCTTGCTTACATGCCTCAGCATTGACCGCTACACTGCCATTGTCCATCCAATGAAGTCTCGTATTCGGCGTACTGTAATGGTTGCCAGGCTGACATGTGTTGGTATATGGGTTGTAGCCTTTTTGGCAAGCCTGCCTAGCATAATATATcgtcaaatatatatttttcctggtACAAATCAAACAGTGTGCGCCCTGGTATATCAGTCCGGACAAATATATTTCACAATCGGCATGAGTTTAGTCAAGAACATTGTTGGcttttttatcccttttttgATCATTTTGACAAGCTACACATTAATTGGGAAGACTCTGAAAGAAGTCTGCAGAGCTCAAAGGGCCAGGAATGATGATATTTTTAAGATGATTGTAGCAGTTGTTCTACTGTTCTTTTTCTGTTGGATTCCTCACCAGGTGTTTACTTTTCTGGATGTTTTAATTCAGATGGATGTCATACAAAACTGCAAAATATACGATATTGTGGACACAGGCATGCCCATTACAATATGCATCGCTTACTTTAACAGCTGTTTAAACCCCTTTCTGTATGGATTTTTTGGAAAGAACTTCCGGAAACATTTTCTGCAACTCATCAAATACTTACCGCCAAAAATGAGGTCCCACGCAAGTGTTAGCACCAAAATGAGTACAGCTTCACAACGCCTGTCAGACACCAAGTATGCGTCCAATAAAATTAGCTTGCAGATGACTGACAAAGAGGAACATTGCAAATAG